The segment GGGGACGGTTTTACCACCGCCTTTTCCAGTATCGCGCCGAGCTTCCACCCGGCAGACTTACTTATCGGCATTGCGGGGGCGGTCATTGTCCGGCTGATTATCTACACCAAAGGCAAGAACGCGAAGAAATACCGCCGCGGGACAGAATACGGTTCGGCGCGTTGGGGCGGGGCTGACGACATAAAGCCGTACACAGACCCGGTATTTGAGAACAATATCCCCTTAACGCAGACGGAACGGCTCACCATGAACAGCCGCCCGAAGCAGCCGAAATACGCAAGAAACAAAAATATTCTTGTAATCGGCGGTTCCGGCAGCGGCAAGACCCGGTTCTTTGTGAAACCGTCGCTCATGCAATGTACGTCAAAGGATTTTCCAACGTCGTATATCGTCACTGACCCGAAAGGAACACTGATTTTGGAAACCGGGAAAATGTTGCAGCGGTACAAATACCGTATCAAAGTGCTAAATACGATTAACTTCAAAAAATCCATGAAATACAATCCCTTTGCCTATCTGCGGAGCGAAAAGGACATTTTGAAATTAGTCAATACCATTATCGCCAACACCAAAGGCGACGGGGAAAAATCCGGCGAGGATTTCTGGGTGAAAGCGGAAAAGCTCTACTACACCGCACTAATCGGCTATATCTGGTATGAAGCCCCAGAGGACGAGAAGAACTTCACGACGCTGCTTGAAATGATAAATGCGTCGGAAGCCCGCGAGGACGACGAGGATTTCCAGAACCCGGTTGACCTCATGTTTGAACGTCTGGAAGAAAAAGACCCGGAACATTTTGCAGTCAAGCAGTACAAAAAATACAAACTGGCGGCGGGCAAGACCGCAAAAAGCATACTTATCTCATGCGGCGCGAGGTTAGCCCCATTCGACATTAAGGAGCTGCGGGAGCTTATGGAAACCGACGAAATGGAGCTTGACACCATAGGTGACAGAAAGACCGCCCTTTTCGTGATTATCAGCGACACCGACGACACCTTTAACTTTGTCGTGAGTATTCTCTACACACAGCTATTCAACCTCTTGTGCGACAAAGCAGATGATGAATACGGCGGGCGGCTTCCCGTCCATGTACGGTGCTTACTTGATGAATTTGCGAATATCGGGCAAATCCCCAAATTTGAGAAACTAATCGCAACCATACGGAGCCGGGAAATCTCCGCGTCAATCATCTTGCAGAGCCAGTCACAGCTAAAGGCAATCTACAAGGACAACGCCGATACCATAGTCGGCAACTGCGACACCACGCTTTTCTTGGGCGGCAAGGAAAAAACCACGCTCAAAGAAATATCGGAGATTTTAGGCAAGGAAACGATAGACAGCTTCAACACTTCCGAAACAAGGGGGCGGGAGCTTTCGCATGGGCTGAACTATCAGAAATTGGGAAAGCAGCTTATGACGGAAGATGAAATCGCAGTCATGGACGGAGGGAAATGTATCTTGCAGCTACGCGGGGTGCGCCCGTTCTTTTCGGACAAATTCGACATAACGAAACACCCGAAATACAAGTACCTATCCGACGCAGACCCGAAGAACGCCTTTGACATGGAAAAGCACCTTAAACGCCGCCCCGCCATTGTCAAGCCCGACGAGGTTTTTGACTATTACGAGATTGACGCAGCAGACTTACAGGAGGACGCAGACCATGAGGAAACGTAGCGCAGAGGAAAAACAAAAGCAGCTTGAACGGTTTTTAATGAATGTTGCGGAAGCCGCCGACGCTGCATTATGGGAGTATTGGCGGGAAAAGGAAGCGGAACACCGCCGTTTTGCAACGGAGTATGTCACGCGCCGGGGGCTTATCCCTCAACAGTGACAGCATGGCAGACCGCCGGGGAGGGGGGGGACAGGGGAAGCTACACTTCCCCTACGCTGCCTTGCGGCAGCTACCCCTTTGTGAACTTGCGGGAAGCGAACACCTTGCTATGCAAGCTATTCACTTCCCGCAAGTCTGAATAATACCCGTCCGGCAGCACAGCGGGACACCGAAAGGAGGAATCGAAGCAATCACATATATCAATATCGGCTACATGATACGCGCCCCTACTTTCCGGCGCAGCACACAGCGGCAGGAGCCGCACCCCCCTACAACTGAATACCGCCGCGCCGCAGAACTTACGCAGCGCGGGGACAGCCGCCTTTACCAGAGGGCGGTTTTTTTATGCGGCGGCATACGCTGACCGCCTTTTGTCCGCTTGCCGGACAGCCGCAGACGCGGCAGAAAGGATTTATTTATGGCATTTTTCAATAGCGCAGTAGACGTTTTGCAGACCCTTGTTGTAGCACTTGGAGCCGGGCTTGGTATCTGGGGCGTTATCAATCTCATGGAGGGCTACGGCAACGACAATCCGGGCGCGAAGAGCCAGGGCATGAAGCAGCTTATGGCTAATTAGATGTAATAAAAGCGGAGAAAGGAAAAGCACAATCCAGACGGAAACGACGGTGTGGTCAAGAAATATTGTGGAAACGCAAGATTTCTGCTATAATGGGTGCAGAACACTTGACGATGGAAAGAGGGACGGGAAGCCTATGAACATCAGCTATCAGCCATTATGGAACACCTTGAAAGAACGTGGCATGAGAAAAGAGGACTTGCGGCTTGCCGCCGGTCTGACAACCAACATGATTGCCAACATGGGCAAGGGCGAGCATATCAGTATGAAAACACTGCTGCGTATCTGCGAAGCCCTAAATTGTGGCATTTTAGATGTGATTGAGTTGACGCAGGATGAAGAAAATTAAAATGTGGAATAAAACAAATTGAATCTTGGGAGGAAATGCTTATGAGTAAAGTTTTAACACATAGTACGAAATCTTATATAAAAATCTTTTTTGTTGGAATTTTGGTCGGGTGTATTTGCAGATTAGCGGATTATTTCCCCGCAGATACATTATGGAGTTTTTCGTCAATCCAAACATTACTGGGTTTTTGGATAATCACTAATACTACCATTGTTCTACTAAGCACGTCTAATATTTGTGCAGGAATTAGTTCGTTTTTGTATATGTTTGGAATGACCTTGAGTTTTTATGGATTACAGGCAATTTTAGGAATGTTTGTACCCCTATTTTCCGGTGGTTTTCGTTTTTCGCTATTCGTTCTGTTTACGCTTCTTTCAATTCCTTGTGCAATAGCAGCCTACATCTTATACTACTGGAACAGAGAATATATTTTTAATTCCATATTATATTCTCTTCCGATAGGTGCTTTAGCTGCCGAAGCAACCGCAATTTTTATTTATTTTTTGGAGCATCATACATTTCTGTTTCAACTGCTAATGGATGTTGTAGGCGTGATTGTTTTTTTCCTACTTTTTTATAAAAGAGCAAAAAGCAAGAAGATATTTATTGTGGCTTCAGTAATTAGTTCCTTAATAGTTTACTTTGTTTTTCCGTGGTAATATCGAATTGCAACTTGCATTTCTCAGAGGATGCACCTCACAACTCCAATAGCAGAAGAATAAAAAGTGAATATTATCCCCCAGATTAACAGCCGTTGTAGGAAAATCCATTCGCACAACGGCTGTTTTCATTTTCTCTTGCGTCGGAAGTTGACCGGACTGTTTTTGATAGCGGGCGATTTTGACAAAACCTTTTTGAATGTTTTCTGTTCATCAGGGGACAGCTTATAAAAATCCATGCCAAGCATATTGAAAATGACTGCCCACACTTTTCCAAGATAGTCCCCGGAAGATTGAATGGCTTTTCGGATTTCCAGACCCATCTTCTTTGCGAGGGAATAGTCCGGTGTGCTGTCAATGTCATGCTCATGGGCTTTCCGTATATCGTGGAGAATGGCGTCCCATGTTTTGTGCGTCACATGACAGAAAAAATCTTCTTCCTTTACTTCTGCGGCAAGAAGTGTCTGCGAATAGAAATCTCTGTCCGCCTGCTTGTATTTCTGAACAATAACTTGCCGCTGTTCTTCCAAAGATTCATAAAGAGTACGGAAGGTAGAGGTTGCATGACCATCAATGTAAATTTCCGTATCGGTCATAAGCTGCTCAAATTTATCATTGGTTACAATCTCACAAAGAAGCCGGTTGTTGATACGACCGCTTTTCAGAAGTTCCACGGCTTCATCAGTCAAATGCAGTTCAGATAGCGGGGTGTTGATCTGCTCCCGGTTTTCTGTCCGGCAAAACAGATAATCAATAGACACCTCATAAAAGTCTGCCAGTGCAATGAGGCTGCCGTGATTGATTTCTTTGTTATCATCCGATTCATAGCTGGCAAGAGCAGATTTTGAAATGCCTGTTTTCTGTGACAGTTCTTCCAGATTCAAGCCTTTGTCCTTGCGAAGTTCCCAAAGGCGTTCCTGTATGGTGGTCGCTCCCTTCATGGGCGGACACTCCTTCCTGTGGCTGGTTGCCATTATTATTTTCATTATACCATACCGTTCCGAAATCGTGGAAATTTTCGATTTTGGGGCGGTATTCCTATTTTCTGGACATACGGGAAAGGGGTCAAAAATGAGCTATGATGTAGTCAGTTCATCGATGGATTATTCCAATCGAATGACCGGCCTGATGGGATATGCTCCCCGGCGATGTAGCGCAACGACCTGCGGCAAGGAGTTGGAGGAACCTTGACCGCAGCGAGCGTACCAACGGGAACGAAACGCCGCTGTGAGATTCAGGGGCAGGAACGACATCAGGAAAACCCGGCAGAACTGACACCAAAACGCTACCCAAACATGACAAATCGACGGGGCGTAGTCTGCCCTGTCCATGATACTATGGGGCTTTTTAGGACGGCTCTATGGCCGTATTTTCCTTGAAAATCGCCCCGAAACATGACACCAAAAACCGCTATCCGTCCATCTCTACCATTACGGCTGAAATGGGCGGATTTTCTATGATAGGAGGCACCATGCCGAGAATGAGCAAGAAACGGAAGTTGGAGTTGTCCTTCTTCCTCAATGACCGGGGGCGTGTGGCCTACAACGACCTGTGCCGGAAGTGTCAGCATGAGTGCAAACAGAGCTTCCGGGCTGTCGTGATCGACTGCCCCCATTACCTGTCCAAGCGAGCCAAGCGAAAGGAGAAAACCGACTAAATGGAATTTGAATTTATGACCGCAGACACCGTTCTGCCGCCCTGTATGCCACTTCCCACCGCCATGCTCCGGCTGCCGATCAGCAGCACCGCAAAGATCATGTATGCCCGACTGCTGGATGCCACCCTTGCGGAAGGTGGGGAGGATACCAACGGGATACTGTTTGTCCGTTTCCCCATTGTGGAGCTGGCAGCGGCCTTGTCCCGCAGCTCCGTGACCGTCAAGCGTTCCTTAAAAGAATTGGAGGACGCCGGACTGATCCTGCGGGTGCGCCGGGGCGTGGGAGAACCGAACCGCATTTACACGCTGCTCCCCAAAAAGGAGGGCTACCGTGATGAATGAAAAGCTGGAAAAGCTCAACCGGCAGCTTGCCCAAGGCGAAGCCAGACTGCGGCGGGCGCAGCATGAAGAAAAGATACTGGAACACCAGATGAAGCAGCTTACCCGGAAGGAACGGACGCACCGGCTCTGTACCAGAGGGGCAATGCTGGAAAGTTTCCTGATAAGGCCGGAAGTGCTGACGGACGATGATGTGATGGACATTCTGAAACAGGCATTTTCCCAAACTGGTATGAAGGAAGCTGTTGCGGAGAGCGTGAAAGGTCGGGTATCCGGGAAACCCCTTACGGAGTAAGGGCGCAACTATACACCGGTCAAGCCGGTGCGTTGCGCCCTGCCGGGGGCTTCCTGCGGAAAGCGGATGATTTCCAGCACACTTGCGACTGCTTCCAATCATCACAGGGGACGCTACGCTTCCCCTGCGCTGGCTGCGCCAGCTACCCCTTTGTGGACTTGCCGCCCGGAAACGAGTTACTTTTCTTCATAGGGTTCAGCACTTTCCGCCATCATGATTATTTCATCATCGGAAACCGCTTCTGGATTATATTCCAGAACATAGCTGACTTCTGGCGAATATGTCCAGCACAGATAGCAATGTTCTTTGGTTTTGTATAGTGCGGCGTCCCATTCCTGAATCTTCATGGTTTCACAACTGACGGCGGTTTCAGGATTAAAGAGGACGCCAAGCGCATCCACATTCAATCCGGTCACATCATTGGGATCTGCCTCATAATAGGTGGTCTTTAGGATGTGATAATTGATATTGTCACTTTCTTTGCCATTGCCATAAACGAGGGTCGCAACAACTTCTGTTTTAGTTTGCTTTTTGAAGTCGTCCCCCAGAGCGTTTTCTATCCGCTCAATCATTTTATCAGGGTCGGATAAATCCCCATGATTCCATCTTGATTTTGTGAATAGAAAAGTCACGACAAGCAAGACTAACACAACAGCAACAGCAGTTAAGATTTTTCTTTTTTTACTCATTGTTCCTCCCTCAGCTTTAGCGGAACCCCTCTGATTCCGCAGCTATATTGATGTATTTCTTTCCAGACTTTTGCACATACCGAAAGGTCTGATAAGCGCCGCCGGATGAATGTTCGATGTACACAATAACCATATCGGAACGGTCAACCATTTCCCGGTTTCGGATTTGAAATGCGGATTTATAATGTGCTGCCGCCGCCTGCTCGCAAACTTCAATTTCATCGTAATAATCAAGGAATGAACTTTCGTTGTCACGAAATTCGGCGGTAGGATACGGCATGACCCAAATAAGCGCACTGTTATCATCACGAATGTTCCTTTTGCACCTGCGTATGGTCGAGGATACAAGCTGGTCAAATTCTCCTTCCCGACCGACAAGAAATTCTACAAATTCATTCTGTTGCAGCAGTTGAGAAATGAGCTTTTCCAACTGTGATTCAACTTGAAACGGGGCTTCGATTTGTCGATGTCCAAAGAAACTGACCGTAAATGTCCGCATAAAATCCCCTCCGCAGGACAGATTAGTAATGTAATCATCAACATTTTTTCATATTGATAATTATACTACCAATGAAAGGGATGATAAAGCACAAATTGATTTTACCACTACCAATGCACTCTCCTGATTCGTAATAGAATAATTACCGAAGGGAGGGAAGGCAATGGTTGATATGCCATACGAAGATTTTATCAGAAGCCGCATTACCGAACTGCGGATGGCCAGAGATGTTTCCGAACATCGTATGAGTTTGGAATTAGGAAAAAGCGGCTCTTATATCCGAGGTGTGACCAGTGGAGCGGCCTTGCCATCGCTCAAAGAACTTTTCAATATCATAGCGTACTTCAACATGACACCGGCGGAATTTTTCGCTCCATTGGAAGATGATGATTCCACCTATCATAAGCTCTGTGAACAGTTGAGAACTTTAAGTGATGAGGATTTGGATAAAGTCGCTACTTTCATAAACTGGATCACCAAATAATCAATGCTTGTCAGAAAGGGCATTGGAACAATGAACACGCAGGTCAAAAAATAACCTGGGCAGCTTGAACGCTACTCAGGTTTTTCTTTTTATCAGCAGGCTTGTTCAGCTATCGCAGGGGACGCTACACTTCCCCTGCGCTGGCTGCGCCAGCTACCCCTTTGTGGACTTGCCACCCGGAAACATCTTGCGCTGTAAGTTGTTCCCGTCCAGCAAGTCTACAATTCATCTATTCCCAAAGGATGCTAATCATAGTATAATAAATTAACGATAAATTGGTTTTTATGCCGTTGTCAAAAGATTTTGACACACATTATAAGTGATGTCAAAGCCATTTGGTAGACGATACGGGGGACTTTTCCTACAATAAAAGTGCAAGGGAGGCAAGTGGCATGGAGCATGACATTGGAAGCAAAATCAAGGCAGCCAGACTTGAGAAAAAGTTAACGCAAGAACAGGTTGCTGAATTGTTAGGAGTGAGTCGTCAGACCATCTCAAATTGGGAAAATGAAAAATCCTATCCGGATATCATTAGTGTCATAAAAATGAGCGAATGCTACGATGTCTCTCTTGACTATTTATTGAAGGGAGAACAGAAAATGAAAACCTATTATGATTATCTTGAAGAAAGTACAAATGTTGTGAAAAGCAACGCCAACAGAAACAAAATTATTACAATTCTCTCCTATCTGTTGATTTGGGCATTTGCAATGATTGTGTTCTGGTTCTTTACAAGCGGAAGCGACGCCATGGGTTACAGTTTGATGTTCCTTTGGATTATTCTTCCTGTAACAACATTCATTGTGTCTGTTGTGATTGGTAAAAATAACTTCTGGGGAAAAGGAAAATGGGCGTTTACCCTTTTCTTTGGCGTAATGTATATGCTTGCCGAATACGGCACATTTAAGATGGCAAACAATATAACTTTTAACAAACTGAATGCTCCAGAATTTGGAATGATTGTAGCTGGAGCAATAATCTCTGCAATCGGTATGTTGTTAGGTTCGCTTTGTAATAGGAAACGCCACAATCTAAATAAAGAGGAATGAAGTCCCGTAGCAAGTAGCAAAAATAGAGCCAGCGACAAATCGGAATTTTGAAGGGAGGCGTTCAATGAAAAAGATAATGTTTACATTGAGTGTGTTATTTGTTGTTTTGACTTTTGTTGGGGCTGGATATGTTCTATATAATGCAGGTAGTGTAAATGCGGGATATGCTGTTATTCCAATGGTCTTAGCACTTGTCTGTATCGCTTTTTATCGTAAAGCAAAGTAGCAATCCTAAAAAATATCAGCCGCCACCAGTGGCACCACCGAGCAGGAAATCAGAAACGGTTTCCTGCTTTTCTTTTGCCCAAAATGAGGTGGTAAACCACCAACCCATCCAATCAACCACAGGAAGGAGGAAGCCGTTATGCCCTGTCCCCACCATGATATAAAAATCGTCCAGCGCAGCAATCGCCAGTCAGCCGTAGCCGCCGCAGCTTACCAGAGCGGCGAACGGCTGTTTTCCGAGTACGACCAGAAGCAGAAATACTATTCCGAGAAACGAGGAATCGTCCACACAGAAATCATGCTGCCGCCCCACGCCCCGCCGGAGTACGCAGACCGCAATACCTTGTGGAACGCCGCCGAGACACAAGAAAAACAATGGAACTCCCAGCTTGCCCGCAGGATCGTGCTTGCCATACCGAGGGAAATTCCCCCAGAGCAACACGCCGACCTGATCCGGGACTACTGCCGGGAGTTTTTTGTTTCCAAAGGCATGATTGCCGATTTTGCCATTCACGACAAGGGGGACGGGAATCCCCACGCCCACATCCTGCTGACCATGCGGGCAATGGACGAAACTGGAAAATGGCTTCCCAAGAGCCGGAAGGTTTATGACCTTGACGAGAA is part of the Clostridium sp. M62/1 genome and harbors:
- a CDS encoding VirD4-like conjugal transfer protein, CD1115 family, which codes for MKPEIKKLLILNLPYLLFVWLFDKVGAAVRLSPGADASAKLLHLGDGFTTAFSSIAPSFHPADLLIGIAGAVIVRLIIYTKGKNAKKYRRGTEYGSARWGGADDIKPYTDPVFENNIPLTQTERLTMNSRPKQPKYARNKNILVIGGSGSGKTRFFVKPSLMQCTSKDFPTSYIVTDPKGTLILETGKMLQRYKYRIKVLNTINFKKSMKYNPFAYLRSEKDILKLVNTIIANTKGDGEKSGEDFWVKAEKLYYTALIGYIWYEAPEDEKNFTTLLEMINASEAREDDEDFQNPVDLMFERLEEKDPEHFAVKQYKKYKLAAGKTAKSILISCGARLAPFDIKELRELMETDEMELDTIGDRKTALFVIISDTDDTFNFVVSILYTQLFNLLCDKADDEYGGRLPVHVRCLLDEFANIGQIPKFEKLIATIRSREISASIILQSQSQLKAIYKDNADTIVGNCDTTLFLGGKEKTTLKEISEILGKETIDSFNTSETRGRELSHGLNYQKLGKQLMTEDEIAVMDGGKCILQLRGVRPFFSDKFDITKHPKYKYLSDADPKNAFDMEKHLKRRPAIVKPDEVFDYYEIDAADLQEDADHEET
- a CDS encoding helix-turn-helix domain-containing protein; translated protein: MNISYQPLWNTLKERGMRKEDLRLAAGLTTNMIANMGKGEHISMKTLLRICEALNCGILDVIELTQDEEN
- a CDS encoding helix-turn-helix domain-containing protein, whose translation is MKGATTIQERLWELRKDKGLNLEELSQKTGISKSALASYESDDNKEINHGSLIALADFYEVSIDYLFCRTENREQINTPLSELHLTDEAVELLKSGRINNRLLCEIVTNDKFEQLMTDTEIYIDGHATSTFRTLYESLEEQRQVIVQKYKQADRDFYSQTLLAAEVKEEDFFCHVTHKTWDAILHDIRKAHEHDIDSTPDYSLAKKMGLEIRKAIQSSGDYLGKVWAVIFNMLGMDFYKLSPDEQKTFKKVLSKSPAIKNSPVNFRRKRK
- a CDS encoding DeoR family transcriptional regulator; the protein is MEFEFMTADTVLPPCMPLPTAMLRLPISSTAKIMYARLLDATLAEGGEDTNGILFVRFPIVELAAALSRSSVTVKRSLKELEDAGLILRVRRGVGEPNRIYTLLPKKEGYRDE
- a CDS encoding DUF3847 domain-containing protein — translated: MNEKLEKLNRQLAQGEARLRRAQHEEKILEHQMKQLTRKERTHRLCTRGAMLESFLIRPEVLTDDDVMDILKQAFSQTGMKEAVAESVKGRVSGKPLTE
- a CDS encoding helix-turn-helix domain-containing protein, which gives rise to MVDMPYEDFIRSRITELRMARDVSEHRMSLELGKSGSYIRGVTSGAALPSLKELFNIIAYFNMTPAEFFAPLEDDDSTYHKLCEQLRTLSDEDLDKVATFINWITK
- a CDS encoding helix-turn-helix domain-containing protein, coding for MEHDIGSKIKAARLEKKLTQEQVAELLGVSRQTISNWENEKSYPDIISVIKMSECYDVSLDYLLKGEQKMKTYYDYLEESTNVVKSNANRNKIITILSYLLIWAFAMIVFWFFTSGSDAMGYSLMFLWIILPVTTFIVSVVIGKNNFWGKGKWAFTLFFGVMYMLAEYGTFKMANNITFNKLNAPEFGMIVAGAIISAIGMLLGSLCNRKRHNLNKEE